In Penaeus chinensis breed Huanghai No. 1 chromosome 2, ASM1920278v2, whole genome shotgun sequence, the following proteins share a genomic window:
- the LOC125034471 gene encoding early nodulin-75-like: MLWKVTETEMLEEENPPKGENLPEEEKNLPEEENPPQEVNPPQEENPPQEENPPQEENPPQEENPPQEEKNPPQEENPPQEENPPQEENPPQEEKNPPQEENPPQEVKNPPQEENPPKENPPQEEKPPKENPPLEENPPQEENPPQENPPQEENPPQEENPPKENPPQENPPQEENPPKENPPQENPPQENPLQENPPQEEKQARARQREAKKQQTGANECEKPADE; encoded by the coding sequence GGaaatgttggaggaggagaaccCGCCGAAGGGGGAGAATCtaccggaggaggagaagaacctACCGGAGGAGGAGAACCCGCCGCAGGAGGTGAACCCACCGCAGGAGGAGAACCCGCCGCAGGAGGAGAACCCACCGCAGGAGGAGAACCCGCCGCAGGAGGAGAACCCGCCGCAGGAGGAGAAGAACCCGCCGCAGGAGGAGAACCCGCCGCAGGAGGAGAACCCGCCGCAGGAGGAGAACCCGCCGCAGGAGGAGAAGAACCCGCCGCAGGAGGAGAACCCGCCGCAGGAGGTGAAGAACCCGCCGCAGGAGGAGAACCCGCCGAAGGAGAACCCGCCGCAGGAGGAGAAACCGCCGAAGGAGAACCCGCCGCTGGAGGAGAACCCACCGCAGGAGGAGAACCCGCCGCAGGAGAACCCGCCGCAGGAGGAGAACCCGCCGCAGGAGGAGAACCCGCCGAAGGAGAACCCGCCGCAGGAGAACCCGCCGCAGGAGGAGAACCCGCCGAAGGAGAACCCGCCGCAGGAGAACCCGCCGCAGGAGAACCCGCTGCAGGAGAACCCGCCGCAGGAGGAGAAGCAAGCGAGGGCCAGGCAGCGTGAGGCAAAGAAACAGCAGACCGGCGCCAACGAGTGCGAGAAACCGGCAGATGAATAA